The genomic segment TTTCATTCGATAACCGCTACCTCATGCATTACATGCAATTTAAGGGAAACTAACAAGAAAATGACGTGGTAAAATTCTGTTGTGACTAAAACGCACCGTGCAACTAATCTCTCCAAAACTCCCCGTTTCAATTAAACTTATAATTCCCTCACCCCCCAAAACTCCCTATTTTCTTaaaactcaatgaatttctttcctaCTAGTTTTCCCCTCACAACAGGTTCATCAATTGCAACAGTATTACAGAGAAGGAGTTTTGGATAATTGCTATGGAAAATGGAGTGCTCCTTGGGATTGTTTGTATTTGAAAACCAAGCCATCTTCTCAACTCCAGGTtcattttcctctttcttttaatttcttttccgATTTAAAAATATTGCAAAAAGATTTAAGGAAAAactattatttcaatttatatttaattttttagcttttaatttgTTAATAAGCTACTTAGTTGTTGCCTTATGCTTAAATTGTGGTTCATAAGCTAAAAGTTGATTGGAGGAATTTATCGAAGATGAACTATCAACAAACAAATGTAATGTCTCTTTCAATTTGAGCAGCCATTGATCACAAATCTCAATTTTAGTTGCGAGTGCCATCCAAATAAGATATCAAGTTCTACTGAGAATCCTAATTGCTTGGGATTAGCTTGTTTTCAATTGTAATGTTAAACTAGGTCTTTCTGTAGTATCCTAAATCTTTCATATTTTTGGGAATTGTAAATGGTGCCCTAAATCTCTGAACCATAATGAAAAAAAGATAGCACTTTCACTTTTAGGGTTTACATATCAATAACCGACTAGTCGTAATTTTATTGTTATG from the Gossypium hirsutum isolate 1008001.06 chromosome D09, Gossypium_hirsutum_v2.1, whole genome shotgun sequence genome contains:
- the LOC107892575 gene encoding uncharacterized protein; protein product: ISFLLVFPSQQVHQLQQYYREGVLDNCYGKWSAPWDCLYLKTKPSSQLQEILEAREKAESHIWTFRTPEEAQAYWKQEFGHLNGRESK